Proteins from one bacterium genomic window:
- a CDS encoding branched-chain amino acid ABC transporter permease, whose translation MKRQSNEVMTKYLLPILLGVIVFPFLSWQGAISVIVGSFLLLIISRFRSVTFSTKLSLQNHRLIRTLQRLTSDKRVRIGLLLAILLMPLYLPRFPLEIVTLALIYVLLAMGLDIVVGLTGLLALGFIAFYAVGAYTYALLSTQFGLNFFLALPIGAVSAALVGLLVGLPVMRLKGDYLAIVTLGFGEITRIVLNNWDSVSGGPNGILGIPRPHFFGVKLASPGAYYWIILTLVALGAILIYRIVRSKTGRAWEAIREDELAAASCGIPVVRYKLLAFSLGAGFAGVAGVFFAGRMTHISPESFTFLESVMVLCMVVLGGMGSLLGVVIGALALIILPELLREAALYRMLLFGLLLIVMMRYRPQGLVPARRSERFF comes from the coding sequence ATGAAAAGGCAATCCAACGAAGTTATGACGAAGTACCTGCTACCAATCCTATTAGGCGTAATCGTTTTCCCCTTTCTCTCGTGGCAGGGAGCTATCTCAGTCATCGTAGGAAGTTTTCTTCTGCTCATTATATCGAGATTTCGTTCGGTAACTTTTTCTACCAAACTCTCTTTACAAAATCATCGACTCATTCGCACATTGCAGCGGTTGACTTCCGATAAACGAGTTCGAATCGGTTTACTGCTCGCGATTCTACTAATGCCGCTCTATCTGCCGCGCTTCCCATTAGAAATTGTTACCCTTGCGTTAATCTACGTCCTGCTTGCCATGGGTCTGGATATTGTTGTCGGGTTAACGGGACTGCTTGCATTGGGTTTCATCGCATTCTACGCCGTCGGTGCTTATACCTACGCACTACTTTCGACACAATTCGGATTGAATTTCTTTCTCGCGTTACCAATCGGAGCAGTTAGTGCAGCATTGGTGGGATTGCTCGTTGGATTACCGGTGATGCGATTGAAAGGGGATTACCTTGCGATTGTCACCTTGGGGTTTGGAGAAATCACTCGTATTGTTTTGAACAATTGGGATTCGGTTTCTGGTGGACCGAACGGAATACTTGGAATTCCTCGTCCCCACTTCTTTGGTGTCAAACTTGCTTCACCGGGAGCATACTACTGGATTATTCTCACATTAGTAGCGCTCGGAGCGATACTCATATATCGGATAGTTCGTTCCAAAACAGGTAGAGCATGGGAAGCGATTCGGGAGGATGAATTGGCAGCAGCTTCCTGTGGTATTCCGGTGGTTCGTTACAAATTACTTGCTTTTTCGTTAGGTGCCGGTTTTGCTGGAGTTGCCGGAGTATTTTTTGCTGGTAGGATGACTCATATCTCCCCGGAGTCGTTCACCTTCCTTGAATCAGTCATGGTCTTATGTATGGTAGTTTTGGGTGGTATGGGTTCGTTACTTGGCGTTGTGATTGGGGCTCTTGCTCTGATCATTCTACCTGAGTTGTTACGGGAAGCTGCGTTGTACCGGATGTTACTATTTGGATTGTTATTGATCGTGATGATGCGTTATCGCCCTCAAGGTTTAGTTCCCGCTCGCCGCTCCGAACGATTTTTCTAA
- a CDS encoding C25 family cysteine peptidase, with amino-acid sequence MKQQKFSALVLLIFFLVAGSVLANRQWTPQDEEFDGVPIEGSIRMEVQSLALGHHRFRFTEPSIFMESVELNGRDWTNVDIKGEGRVWQVGAPKLPAIYRTIRLPNTGNVELKIGKIEYDDFPDIDVLPQVTQLEINSQGDAATFEFAFDKELYSSKIPFPELIAMVGEPAIMRDARIAVLAIHPVQYFPAERILRVYRTIELEVLPIGGVGTNEFVGPHRPVPSFASLYRDIIGAGDLVLEAEESLPGQILVIARNATEIRNVLQPWVDWKIASGHPVQVYAPNGSGASASDLLPIIQTAYATWDPPLEFVQLVGDGGTSGNYYLPASDGSISDHGYMRLAGNDILADVSVARWSVETLPQLSTSMNRTIFYERNPHMTDTTWY; translated from the coding sequence ATGAAACAGCAAAAATTCTCAGCATTGGTACTTTTGATCTTCTTCTTAGTTGCTGGGTCGGTATTAGCTAATAGACAATGGACACCACAAGATGAGGAGTTTGATGGAGTTCCAATTGAAGGATCGATTCGGATGGAGGTGCAATCGCTCGCGCTTGGTCATCACCGTTTTCGATTCACCGAACCATCAATCTTTATGGAAAGTGTTGAGTTGAATGGTCGTGATTGGACGAACGTCGATATCAAGGGGGAAGGACGGGTTTGGCAAGTTGGCGCTCCGAAACTCCCCGCAATTTACCGAACAATCCGTCTCCCCAATACCGGAAATGTCGAACTCAAAATCGGGAAAATCGAGTACGATGATTTCCCTGACATCGATGTGCTCCCTCAAGTAACCCAGTTAGAGATAAACTCTCAGGGTGATGCAGCAACGTTTGAATTTGCATTCGATAAAGAACTCTATTCCAGTAAGATACCGTTCCCCGAATTGATTGCGATGGTTGGCGAGCCGGCAATTATGCGCGACGCCCGGATCGCAGTGCTCGCAATCCACCCGGTACAATACTTTCCAGCCGAACGTATTCTCCGGGTATACCGCACAATAGAATTAGAAGTACTACCAATCGGTGGTGTTGGAACCAACGAATTCGTAGGACCCCATCGACCTGTACCGAGTTTTGCATCGCTGTACCGTGACATTATCGGTGCCGGTGATTTAGTACTTGAAGCGGAAGAATCGCTTCCCGGACAAATTTTGGTCATTGCCCGTAATGCAACAGAAATCCGCAATGTCTTACAACCATGGGTCGATTGGAAGATCGCTTCTGGTCACCCAGTCCAAGTGTACGCCCCTAACGGAAGTGGCGCTTCTGCCAGCGACTTACTGCCAATTATTCAAACGGCATATGCCACTTGGGATCCTCCACTTGAATTTGTGCAATTGGTCGGCGATGGTGGAACCAGTGGAAATTATTACTTACCCGCTTCTGATGGAAGTATAAGCGATCACGGGTACATGCGGTTGGCTGGTAATGATATCCTTGCCGATGTCTCAGTTGCCCGCTGGTCGGTTGAGACTTTACCACAATTATCGACCTCCATGAATCGTACGATCTTCTACGAACGAAATCCCCACATGACCGATACGACTTGGTATA